CGCGCTGGAAATCGACCAGATTGGTCGAGGTGGTGATGCGGACGTCGATGCCGTGATGCTCTTCCTGAAACGCCGTCAACCGCGGCAACAGCCATTTGGCGGCGAGCGAGGCCAGCGTCGACACCGTCAGCACGTGGTCGTCGTCCTTGCGCAGCAGGCGGTCGGTCGCGAGCCTGAGGTCATTGAAGGCGGCGCGGATGCCGGGGAGATATTCCTCCGCCTGCTGCGTCAACGCCAGCGAACGGTTCTGGCGGATGAAAAGGCGAACGCCGAGCTCTTCCTCCAGCCGCTTGATCTGGTGGCTGATCGCGGTCTGCGTGACGTTCAACTCGGAGGCGGCCTGGGTGAAGCTCAGATGCCGGGCCGCGGCCTCGAAGGCGCGCAATCCATTCAGCGACGGCAGCCTGGCGGTCATTCGGGGATTCCCAAATACATGAGTTTATATCATCCGAAGCGGTACAAAGTGTCGTTTGTGGACGGTCGCGGGACGGCAGATATTAGCGGCAAGAGATTAGTAACAGGAGCCGAAAATGTCCACTTATACGCATGAATCGATGATAAATCATCATGGTACGGGCTTTTTGACCCAGCTGGCCGAAACCCTCCATGTCTGGCGGCAGCGCTACCGCTCACGCCGCGAACTGGCCCAGTGGTCCGACCGGGAACTCCATGACGTCGGCATCTCCTGGAGCGATGTCGCCTACGAGGCCGAAAAACCGTTCTGGCGGGCTTAGATGGCAGCCAAGCCGGCGTCGCCTCATCAGGGGGACGCCGGCCATCTTCTCGTGCTCCGCGGGAGCCAGCAATGACCACGATGCGTCTCGACGATCTCAGGCAATATTCAGACGTGCTGCGTTCGCGGAACGGGCAGATGGTAACGGTGCGCTTCGTCGAGCCGCGCGATGCGGAGGCCTTGCAGAACTATTTCCGATCGCTGACCACGCGCTCCCGCTACAACCGTTTCCTCGGCGCGACCCGCGAATTGCCACCGTCGCTGCTTGAGGATTTCATCCATGTCGGCGAGGCGGATCGATTTAGCGTGGTCGCGACCATGCTGGTCGACGGCCACGAGACCATCGTCGGCGAAGCGCGCTATGCCTTTGACAGCGAAACCACTGCAATCGAATTCGGCCTGTCGATCGACGATCGCTGGCAGGGCCACGGCATCGGCAAGGCGCTGATGAAAAATCTTGAATGCCGCGCGGCTTCATTCGGCGCGACGCGCCTGTTCGGCGACACGCTGCGCTCCAACGACGCGATGATCGCGCTCGCCCGCAAGGCCGGCTACGCTTTCACCAATACGCCCAACGACTGGAAGCTGACGCGCTTCCAGAAAGAGATCCCTGTCGAGCCGCAGGAAATCCCATGCGCCAGTTGGCGGCTTGCCGCCGTCTCTCCCAGCGCAATGTCCTCGCTTGCGGTTTGACACACTGAGCCCGGTTCTGGCCATCCAGAACCGGGCTATTTTCTCGCGACAGCGCCACAGCGTTGATAATCCCCGTGTCCCGGTCTAGCCTCCGCGTCACTGACGAAAGGGGCTGGTCATGACAGTCGATGCTGGTTTCGTGCGGCAGATTTTCGCCAGCCTCGAGCATGGCGATGGCGCGGGCTTTTTCACCCACGTTGCCGACAACGTCGATTGGACCGTGATGGGCACGCATCCGCTCGCCGGTCATTACAAATCGAAGGCCGATTTCATCGCCGGCACATTTGCAAAGCTGGGTCAGGTGCTGCCGAACGGCGCTCAATTGCATGTCGACGGCTTGATCGTGACTGATGATGTGGCGATTGTTGAATTGCATTCCGAAGCGACCGCCAGGAACGGCTTTCGCTTCGACAATCATTATTGCTGGGTCTGCTACTTCAGGAGCGACACCATCGTGCGCGTGCGCGCCTATCTGGATTCGGTGATGGTGGCGCAGCTGTTTGAGGAGAATCCGATCTAGATTCGCGTTCTCGTAGCCCGGATGGAGCGAAGCGCAATCCGGGGCCGGTCTACCCGCATGAGAGAGTCGCCCCGGATTTCGCTGCGCTCCATCCGGGCTACAAGATACCCCCTCCTACGCGCCCCTGAACACCGCCTTGCGCTTCTCAATGAAGGCCTGCACGGCCTCCTTGTGATCGGCTGTCACCTGGGTTCGGATCATGCGCTCGGCCTCGTGATCGCGCGCCGTGGCGAAATCGAACATCAAGGCTTCGTCGAGATTGTCCTTCATATAGCGGATCGCGATCGTCGGCCCGTCGGCCATGGATTTAGCGAGCGCGAAGGCTTCGGCCTGCAGTTTGTCGTCCGGCACGACGCGGTTGACCAGGCCGATCGCCTCGCAGCGCGCCGCATCGACCCTGTCGCAAGTGAACATCAATTCCCGCGCCCGCGATGTGCCGACCAAGCGTGTCAGGAGCCAGGCGATGCCGTAATCGCCGCTCAGGCCGACCTTAAGGTAGCCGGTGGAAAGGAATGCCGATTGCGCTGATATCCGCATGTCGCAGGCCAATGCCAAAGCGAGGCCGGCGCCGACCGCGGGGCCGGGCAGGGCGGCAATGGTCGGCTTGCGCACCGAGACCAGCGCGCCGGTCAGCAGACGCTGCCGCTCCTGCAGATCGGCGACCCGCTCGTCATGGGACATTTCGAGCTTCATCTTGTCGCGATTCGCGCCCATGCCCTTGACGTTGCCGCCGGCGCAGAACGCCGTGCCCGCGCCGGTCAGCAACAGCACACCGACATCGGGGTTCTCGCCGCAGGCCTTGATCATGTTGCGCAAGGCCGGGGTCAGATTGTCCGACATCGCGTTGCGGGCCTCGGGGCGGTTCAGCGTGATGATGGCGACGCGGTCGCGGATCACGCAGAGCAGTTCGTCGGTGCCGGTCTCGATTTTGGTTTCGGTGGTCATGGGGTCCCCCTGTTGTTGTTATTTCCGTCGTTGCGAGGAGTTCGTAGGGTGGGCAAAGCGAAGCTTACCCACCCTACGGCGTTCCGTCTAAAACTTCTCCACCCATGGCCGCAATTCGACCTCCCAGCTCCAGGCGCTGCGCGGCTGTTGCAGCACGTTCCAGTAGCTCAATGCAATCGCGTCGGGATCGAGCATCGAGTCCGGCCGGTCGGCAGGCTCGGCTCGCGCCGCGCTACGAATTCCGCCATCGATGACGAAATGCGCGACATGGATGCCTTGCGGTGACAATTCGCGCGCCATGCTCTGGGCCAGCCCGCGCAGCGCGAACTTGCCCATCGCGAACGGCGCGGATTGGGCATAGCCCTTGACGCTGGCGGAAGCGCCGGTGAACAGGATCGCGCCGTGCTTGTTGGGCAACATGCGTGTTGCCGCCTGTTGGGCCACCAGAAAACCGCCGAACGCCGAAACGGCAATTGCTTGCGCGACATCCGCCGGCACCAGATCGGTAAAGGCGCCGCGCGCCCGTCCGCTGGCGTTGTAGACGACGATATCGGGCGTGCCGATCTCGCGCTCGACCATGCCGAACAGACGCTC
This portion of the Bradyrhizobium sp. AZCC 2262 genome encodes:
- a CDS encoding nuclear transport factor 2 family protein — its product is MTVDAGFVRQIFASLEHGDGAGFFTHVADNVDWTVMGTHPLAGHYKSKADFIAGTFAKLGQVLPNGAQLHVDGLIVTDDVAIVELHSEATARNGFRFDNHYCWVCYFRSDTIVRVRAYLDSVMVAQLFEENPI
- a CDS encoding GNAT family N-acetyltransferase produces the protein MTTMRLDDLRQYSDVLRSRNGQMVTVRFVEPRDAEALQNYFRSLTTRSRYNRFLGATRELPPSLLEDFIHVGEADRFSVVATMLVDGHETIVGEARYAFDSETTAIEFGLSIDDRWQGHGIGKALMKNLECRAASFGATRLFGDTLRSNDAMIALARKAGYAFTNTPNDWKLTRFQKEIPVEPQEIPCASWRLAAVSPSAMSSLAV
- a CDS encoding SDR family NAD(P)-dependent oxidoreductase → MEIPKYKIALIVGAGEGLSASLARLFAREGIKVALAARKIEKLGALCTETGARAFACNATEAEEVERLFGMVEREIGTPDIVVYNASGRARGAFTDLVPADVAQAIAVSAFGGFLVAQQAATRMLPNKHGAILFTGASASVKGYAQSAPFAMGKFALRGLAQSMARELSPQGIHVAHFVIDGGIRSAARAEPADRPDSMLDPDAIALSYWNVLQQPRSAWSWEVELRPWVEKF
- a CDS encoding DUF1127 domain-containing protein, whose product is MSTYTHESMINHHGTGFLTQLAETLHVWRQRYRSRRELAQWSDRELHDVGISWSDVAYEAEKPFWRA
- a CDS encoding enoyl-CoA hydratase produces the protein MTTETKIETGTDELLCVIRDRVAIITLNRPEARNAMSDNLTPALRNMIKACGENPDVGVLLLTGAGTAFCAGGNVKGMGANRDKMKLEMSHDERVADLQERQRLLTGALVSVRKPTIAALPGPAVGAGLALALACDMRISAQSAFLSTGYLKVGLSGDYGIAWLLTRLVGTSRARELMFTCDRVDAARCEAIGLVNRVVPDDKLQAEAFALAKSMADGPTIAIRYMKDNLDEALMFDFATARDHEAERMIRTQVTADHKEAVQAFIEKRKAVFRGA